One Hippoglossus hippoglossus isolate fHipHip1 chromosome 5, fHipHip1.pri, whole genome shotgun sequence genomic window carries:
- the LOC117761838 gene encoding retinol dehydrogenase 10-like, whose translation MIFIVDLLLMLIDLTYSILAAIVQTILRPRLKSIDGELCLITGAGGALGRLFALEFAKEGARLVLWDCNTAANEKTAELAREVGVEVHTYTVDLSKRPSIYEVADRVRAEVGDVTILVNNAGVVAGRRLLDCPDEILERTLLVNCHALFWMTKAFLPQMKEKNHGHIVTIASALGLFSTACVEDYCASKFGAVGFHESLTHELLAEELDGIKTTLVCPYIVDTGMFAGCEIRKELRGLIPPLEPLYTVQQSMKAILAEQQMICIPRIMYIPFLTRALLPWEANVATYRFMGGDKCMLPFIKNVEMKASNGHIKSS comes from the exons ATGATCTTCATCGTGgacctgctgctgatgctcaTCGACCTGACCTACTCCATCCTGGCTGCGATCGTCCAGACCATCCTCCGGCCGAGGCTCAAGAGCATCGACGGGGAGCTGTGCCTGATAACTGGGGCCGGGGGCGCGCTGGGGCGCCTGTTCGCCCTGGAGTTCGCCAAAGAGGGCGCGCGCCTGGTGCTGTGGGACTGCAACACGGCCGCCAACGAGAAGACCGCCGAGCTGGCGCGGGAAGTGGGAGTGGAGGTGCACACGTACACGGTGGATCTGTCCAAGCGCCCCAGCATCTACGAGGTGGCGGACCGGGTGAGGGCGGAGGTCGGGGATGTGACGATACTGGTGAACAACGCGGGCGTGGTGGCCGGGAGGAGGCTGCTGGACTGTCCCGACGAGATCCTGGAGAGGACCCTGCTGGTCAACTGCCACGCGCTCTTCTGG ATGACAAAGGCCTTCCTGCCtcagatgaaagaaaagaaccaCGGACACATTGTTACCATCGCCAGTGCTCTCGGACTCTTCAGCACAGCATGTGTGGAG GATTACTGTGCGAGTAAATTTGGAGCTGTTGGTTTCCATGAATCACTGACACATGAGCTGCTGGCAGAGGAACTGGACGGCATCAAAACCACTTTAGTCTGCCCTTATATTGTAGACACTGGGATGTTTGCAGGCTGTGAGATCAG GAAGGAGCTCAGGGGTCTGATTCCACCTCTGGAACCGCTTTACACCGTGCAGCAATCCATGAAGGCCATTTTAGCCGAACAGCAAATGATCTGCATCCCTCGCATCATGTACATCCCCTTCCTCACACGAGC GTTGTTACCGTGGGAGGCGAACGTGGCAACATATCGCTTCATGGGAGGAGACAAATGTATGCTGCCCTTCATCAAGAACGTTGAAATGAAGGCATCCAACGGCCACATAAAATCCTCCTAA
- the cse1l gene encoding exportin-2, translating to MELNDANLQSLTEFLRKTLDPDPTLRRPAEKFLESVEGSQNYPLLLLTLLEKSQDNVIRVCAAVTFKNYIKRNWRIVEDEPNKISDPDRTAIKANIVNLMLSSPEQIQKQLSDAISIIGREDFPQKWPDLLTEMVTRFRSGDFHIINGVLRTAHSLFKRYRHEFKSNELWTEIKLVLDTFALPLTELFKATIELCQTQATDVNALKILFSSLTLISKLFYSLNFQDLPEFFEDNMETWMTNFHGLLTLDNKLLQTEDEEEAGLLELLKSQICDNAALYAQKYDEEFQPYLPRFVTAIWNLLVSTGQEVKYDLLVSNAIQFLASVCERPHYKHLFEDQNTLTSICEKVIVPNMEFRSADEEAFEDNSEEYIRRDLEGSDIDTRRRAACDLVRGLCKFFEGPVTAIFSGYVNSMLTEYAKNPGQNWKHKDAAIYLVTSLASKAQTQKHGITQANELVNLTEFFVNHILTDLKSPNVNEFPVLKADAIKYVMIFRSQLPKEQLLQAVPLLITHLQAESTVEHTYAAHALERLFTMRGPNNSTHITPTEMAPFTEQLLSNLFKALALPGSAENEYIMKAIMRSFSLLQEAMVPYIPTLIGQLTHKLLSVSKNPSKPHFNHYLFESLCLSVRITCKANPATVSSFEEALFPVFTEILQNDVQEFLPYVFQVMSLLLEMHSNSIPSSYMALFPHLLQPVLWERTGNIPPLVRLLQAYLEKGGASIASSASDKIPGLLGVFQKLIASKANDHQGFYLLNSIIEHMPPESIIQYRKQIYILLFQRLQSSKTTKFIKSFLVFINLYCVKYGAIALQEVFDSIQPKMFGMVLEKIIVPEVQKVSGPVEKKICAVGITKILTECPAMMDTEYTKIWTPLLQALIGLFELPEDDSIPDDEHFIDIEDTPGYQTAFSQLAFAGKKEHDPIGDAVGNPKILLAQSLHKLSTACPGRVPSMLSTSLNAEALQYLQGYLQAATVQLL from the exons ATGGAACTGAATGATGCAAACCTACAGAGCCTCACCGAGTTCCTCAGGAAAACACTGGACCCAGACCCGACACTCAGGCGTCCAG cTGAAAAGTTTCTTGAGTCTGTGGAGGGGAGCCAGAACTACCCCTTGTTACTTCTCACTCTGCTGGAGAAGTCGCAGGACAACGTGATCCGCGTCTGTGCAGCTGTTACATTCAAGAACTACATCAAAAGAAACTGGCGCATT GTTGAAGATGAACCAAACAAAATCTCTGATCCAGACCGAACAGCGATCAAAGCAAACATTGTAAACTTGATGCTCAGCAGCCCGGAACAGATTCAAAAACAG TTGAGTGATGCCATCAGTATCATAGGCAGGGAAGATTTCCCTCAAAAATGGCCTGACCTTCTGACTGAGATGGTGACGCGCTTTAGAAGTGGAGACTTTCACATCATCAATGGAGTGCTTCGCACTGCACATTCTCTCTTCAAGAG gtaCCGCCATGAGTTCAAATCAAATGAGCTTTGGACAGAGATAAAACTAGTGTTGGACACGTTTGCCCTGCCTCTGACAGAGCTGTTCAAG GCTACTATTGAGCTGTGTCAGACTCAAGCCACAGATGTCAATGCCTTGAagatcctcttctcctccctcacactCATCTCCAAACTTTTCTACAGTCTTAACTTCCAG GACCTTCCAGAGTTTTTTGAAGACAACATGGAAACCTGGATGACCAATTTCCACGGCTTACTGACTTTGGATAATAAGCTTTTACAGACTGAG gatgaggaggaagctggTCTCCTGGAGCTTCTGAAGTCTCAGATCTGCGACAACGCTGCTCTCTACGCTCAGAAGTATGATGAAGAATTCCAGCCTTATCTTCCCCGCTTTGTCACTGCCATCTGGAACCTTTTAGTTTCTACCGGCCAGGAAGTCAAGTATGACCTG CTTGTGAGCAATGCTATCCAGTTCTTGGCTTCAGTCTGTGAAAGGCCACACTACAAACATCTATTCGAGGACCAGAATACACTCACTAGCATTTGCGAAAAGGTCATTGTGCCCAACATGGAGTTCAGGA GTGCAGATGAGGAGGCTTTTGAAGACAATTCTGAGGAATACATCCGAAGGGACCTGGAAGGATCTG ACATCGACACTCGTCGGAGGGCGGCATGTGACTTGGTGAGAGGCCTTTGTAAGTTTTTCGAGGGCCCAGTCACAGCGATCTTCTCTGGATATGTGAACTCTATGCTGACAGAGTATGCAAAGAACCCTGGGCAGAACTGGAAACACAAAGATGCTGCCATCTATTTGGTCACATCACTGGCATCTAAAGCCCAGACACAGAAG CATGGAATAACACAAGCCAATGAGTTGGTGAATCTGACTGAATTCTTCGTGAATCACATCCTCACAGACTTAAAATCTCCCAATG TTAATGAGTTCCCAGTGCTGAAGGCAGATGCCATTAAGTATGTCATGATCTTCAGAAGCCAG cTTCCgaaggagcagctgctgcaggcagTTCCTCTCCTGATCACTCACCTGCAGGCAGAGAGCACGGTGGAGCACACATACGCTGCTCATGCTTTGGAGAGACTGTTCACAATGAGGGGCCCCAACAACAGCACACA TATCACTCCTACAGAGATGGCACCTTTTACTGAACAATTGCTCAGCAACTTGTTCAAGGCACTGGCTCTTCCTGGTTCTGCAGAAAACGAATACATCATGAAAG ccaTCATGCGCAGCTTctccctgctgcaggaggccaTGGTTCCTTACATTCCcactctgattggtcagcttaCTCATAAGCTCCTATCAGTCAGCAAG AATCCCAGCAAGCCTCACTTTAACCACTACCTGTTTGAGTCCCTGTGCCTGTCCGTCCGCATCACCTGCAAAGCCAACCCCGCTACTGTCAGCAGCTTCGAGGAGGCTCTCTTCCCGGTCTTCACTGAGATCCTTCAGAACGATGTCCAGG AGTTTCTTCCATACGTGTTCCAGGTGATGTCTCTCCTCTTAGAGATGCACTCAAACTCTATCCCCTCCTCCTACATGGCTTTATTCCCTCACCTGCTGCAGCCTGTGCTCTGGGAGCGGACAGGAAATATCCCCCCTCTGGTGCGCCTGCTTCAGGCTTACCTGGAGAAAGGAGGTGCCAGTATTGCCAGCTCGGCTTCAGATAAAATA CCTGGTTTGCTTGGGGTTTTCCAAAAGCTTATTGCCTCTAAGGCCAATGACCATCAAGGATTTTACCTCCTCAACAGCATCATAGAGCACATGCCCCC GGAATCAATCATTCAGTACAGGAAGCAGATCTACATTTTGCTCTTCCAGAGGCTCCAAAGCTCCAAAACCACCAAGTTCATCAAGA GTTTCCTGGTGTTTATCAACTTGTATTGCGTCAAATACGGAGCAATTGCACTTCAGGAGGTTTTTGACAGCATCCAGCCTAA AATGTTTGGTATGGTGTTGGAGAAAATAATTGTTCCAGAGGTACAGAAGGTTTCTGGACCAGTTGAGAAGAAGATCTGTGCTGTTGGCATCACCAAGATCCTTACAGAGTGTCCTGCAATGATGGACACAGAGTACACTAAAATCTG GACGCCTCTGCTCCAAGCCCTCATCGGTCTGTTTGAGTTACCAGAAGACGACAGCATCCCAGATGATGAGCACTTCATCGACATCGAGGACACACCAGGGTACCAGACGGCATTCTCACAGCTCGCCTTTGCTGGGAAGAAGGAGCACGACCCCATTGGAGATGCTGTTGGAAATCCAAAGATCCTGCTGGCCCAGTCACTCCACAAGCTTTCTACTGCCTGTCCAGGAAGG GTTCCTTCAATGCTGAGCACCAGCCTGAATGCAGAAGCCCTCCAGTACCTGCAGGGCTATTTACAGGCAGCCACTGTGCAGTTGCTTTGA